The following proteins are co-located in the Noviherbaspirillum sp. UKPF54 genome:
- the serS gene encoding serine--tRNA ligase: protein MIDIQLLRKDIDSVAARLAARKFQLDVAAFNALEAERKQIQTRTEELQSKRNTLSKQIGMLKGKGEDTSAVMAEVAGIGDELKASAERLDAVQAKMSEFMLAVPNLPHESVPAGQDESANVEMRKVGTPRAFDFEVKDHVDIGAALGLDFDVAAKLTGSRFAVMKGGIARLHRALAQFMLDTQTAEHGYTECYTPYIVNADSLRGTGQLPKFEADLFAAKKGGQEGEGEALYLIPTSEVPLTNMVRDEIVSADALPIKLTAHTPCFRSEAGSYGRDTRGMIRQHQFDKVEMVQIVHPEKSYEALEEMVGHAENILKKLGLPYRVITLCTGDMGFGAAKTYDLEVWLPAQNTYREISSVSNCEAFQARRMQARFRNAQGKPELVHTLNGSGLAVGRTLVAILENYQQADGSVDIPEALQPYMGGLKRLTRAA, encoded by the coding sequence ATGATCGACATTCAACTTCTCCGCAAGGACATCGATAGCGTCGCCGCCCGCCTGGCCGCGCGCAAGTTCCAGCTCGACGTCGCCGCTTTCAATGCGCTGGAAGCCGAGCGCAAGCAGATCCAGACCCGTACCGAAGAGCTGCAGAGCAAGCGCAATACGCTGTCCAAGCAGATCGGCATGCTCAAGGGGAAGGGTGAGGATACGTCGGCGGTGATGGCGGAAGTGGCCGGCATTGGCGACGAGCTGAAGGCTTCCGCCGAACGCCTGGACGCGGTGCAGGCGAAGATGAGCGAATTCATGCTCGCCGTCCCGAACCTGCCGCACGAGTCGGTGCCTGCAGGGCAGGACGAATCCGCCAATGTCGAGATGCGCAAGGTCGGCACGCCGCGCGCATTCGATTTCGAGGTGAAGGACCACGTTGACATCGGCGCCGCGCTGGGGCTGGATTTCGACGTCGCCGCCAAGCTGACCGGCTCGCGCTTCGCCGTAATGAAGGGCGGCATCGCACGCCTGCATCGCGCGCTGGCGCAGTTCATGCTCGACACCCAGACCGCCGAGCACGGCTATACCGAATGCTATACGCCGTACATCGTCAATGCCGATTCGCTGCGTGGCACCGGCCAGCTGCCGAAGTTCGAGGCCGACCTGTTCGCCGCCAAGAAGGGCGGCCAGGAAGGCGAGGGCGAGGCGCTGTACCTGATCCCGACCTCGGAAGTGCCGCTGACGAACATGGTGCGCGACGAGATCGTCTCCGCCGACGCATTGCCGATCAAGCTGACCGCGCATACGCCTTGCTTCCGCTCCGAGGCGGGCAGCTACGGGCGCGACACGCGCGGCATGATCCGCCAGCACCAGTTCGACAAGGTCGAGATGGTGCAGATCGTGCACCCGGAAAAATCCTACGAAGCGCTGGAAGAGATGGTCGGCCACGCCGAAAACATCTTGAAGAAACTGGGACTGCCGTACCGCGTGATCACGCTATGCACCGGCGACATGGGCTTCGGCGCGGCCAAGACCTACGACCTGGAAGTGTGGCTGCCGGCGCAGAACACCTACCGCGAAATCTCATCGGTGTCGAACTGCGAAGCCTTCCAGGCGCGTCGCATGCAGGCGCGCTTCCGCAATGCGCAGGGCAAGCCGGAGCTGGTGCATACCTTGAACGGCTCCGGCCTGGCGGTGGGCCGCACGCTGGTCGCGATCCTCGAAAACTACCAGCAGGCTGACGGCAGCGTCGATATTCCCGAAGCGCTGCAGCCCTACATGGGCGGGCTCAAGCGGCTGACGCGCGCAGCCTGA
- a CDS encoding replication-associated recombination protein A, with protein sequence MASIPLAERLRPQSLDEVIGQRHLLGPGKPLRVAFESGEPHSMILWGPPGVGKTTLARLMADSFNAEFIALSAVLSGVKEIREAVERAQVVRANSGRRTILFVDEVHRFNKSQQDAFLPHVESGLFTFIGATTENPSFEVNSALLSRAAVYVLKSLSDEELDELVDRACIQELDGLDFTPEAKATLIASADGDGRKLLNNLEIVARAAAANDQQEVDEALLATALAENLRRFDKGGDAFYDQISALHKSVRGSNPDASLYWFVRMIDGGADPRYLARRIIRMAAEDIGLADPRALRITLDAAETYERLGSPEGELALAEAVVFLACAAKSNAVYNAYNAARAFVAKDKSRPVPEHLRNAPTKLMKELGYGKLYRYAHDEPDAYAAGETYLPEGIAEPGWYRPAPRGLEIKIGEKLAYLRTLDREAKKSEKK encoded by the coding sequence GTGGCATCGATTCCCTTAGCCGAAAGGCTGCGCCCCCAATCGCTCGATGAAGTCATCGGCCAGCGGCATCTGCTCGGGCCCGGCAAGCCCTTGCGCGTGGCGTTCGAGTCGGGCGAACCGCATTCGATGATCCTGTGGGGGCCGCCCGGCGTGGGCAAGACCACGCTGGCGCGCCTGATGGCGGACAGTTTCAATGCCGAATTCATCGCATTGTCGGCGGTGCTGTCGGGAGTGAAGGAAATCCGCGAGGCGGTCGAACGCGCCCAGGTGGTGCGCGCCAACTCGGGCCGGCGCACCATCCTGTTCGTCGACGAGGTGCACCGCTTCAACAAGAGCCAGCAGGATGCCTTCCTGCCTCACGTGGAGAGCGGGCTGTTCACCTTCATCGGCGCGACCACCGAAAATCCGTCGTTCGAGGTCAACAGCGCATTGCTGTCGCGCGCGGCCGTGTATGTGCTGAAGTCGCTGTCGGACGAAGAGCTCGATGAGCTGGTCGACCGCGCCTGCATCCAGGAGCTCGACGGTCTCGATTTCACGCCGGAGGCGAAAGCGACCCTGATCGCCAGCGCCGACGGCGACGGACGCAAGCTGCTCAACAACCTCGAGATCGTGGCGCGCGCGGCGGCAGCCAACGACCAGCAGGAAGTGGACGAGGCGCTGCTTGCCACGGCGCTGGCGGAAAACCTGCGCCGCTTCGACAAGGGCGGCGACGCGTTCTACGACCAGATCTCGGCACTGCACAAGTCGGTGCGCGGCTCCAATCCGGATGCATCGCTGTACTGGTTCGTGCGCATGATCGACGGCGGCGCCGACCCGCGCTACCTGGCGCGACGCATCATCCGCATGGCGGCCGAGGATATCGGCCTGGCGGATCCGCGCGCGTTGCGCATTACGCTGGATGCCGCCGAAACCTACGAGCGGCTGGGTTCGCCTGAAGGCGAGCTGGCGCTGGCCGAGGCGGTGGTTTTCCTGGCTTGCGCGGCCAAGTCGAACGCGGTTTATAACGCCTATAATGCGGCGCGGGCGTTTGTCGCGAAGGACAAGTCGCGGCCCGTGCCGGAGCATTTGCGCAATGCGCCGACCAAGCTGATGAAGGAGCTCGGGTACGGGAAGCTGTACCGGTACGCGCACGACGAACCGGATGCTTATGCCGCGGGCGAAACCTATCTGCCGGAAGGCATTGCGGAACCGGGATGGTACCGGCCCGCACCGCGTGGATTGGAAATCAAGATAGGGGAGAAACTGGCCTATCTGCGCACGCTGGACCGCGAAGCGAAGAAGAGCGAAAAGAAATAG
- the lolA gene encoding outer membrane lipoprotein chaperone LolA: MYIGAASRLAKLLAAAAIAIPAIASASALDQFKSFVSSTKSAKGEFTQRQVKVVEGATKVSSQSTGSFAFARPGKFIWTYQKPYEQLLQADGDNLYIYDKDLNQVTIKKLGNALGSSPAAILFGSNDLEKNFTLKDAGAKDGLEWLEATPRTKDTTFDKIGIGLKDGVPRAMELRDSFGQVSLLTFNRFEKNPPMPSGQFKFVVPKGADVFQQ, encoded by the coding sequence ATGTACATCGGTGCCGCGTCGCGCCTTGCAAAACTGCTGGCGGCCGCTGCGATCGCGATTCCTGCCATTGCCAGCGCCTCGGCACTGGATCAGTTCAAGTCGTTTGTCAGCAGCACCAAGTCGGCCAAGGGCGAATTCACGCAGCGCCAAGTCAAGGTGGTAGAAGGTGCGACCAAGGTGTCCAGCCAGTCGACCGGCAGCTTCGCCTTCGCGCGCCCCGGCAAGTTCATCTGGACCTACCAGAAGCCGTATGAACAGCTGCTGCAGGCCGATGGCGACAATCTCTACATTTACGACAAGGATTTGAACCAGGTCACCATCAAGAAACTGGGCAATGCGCTTGGCTCCTCGCCGGCCGCGATCCTTTTTGGCAGCAATGACCTGGAAAAGAATTTCACGCTCAAGGATGCCGGCGCCAAGGATGGCCTGGAGTGGCTGGAAGCCACGCCCAGGACGAAGGATACGACCTTTGACAAGATCGGCATTGGCCTGAAGGATGGCGTGCCGCGCGCGATGGAATTGCGCGATTCCTTCGGACAGGTGTCGCTGCTGACGTTTAATCGGTTCGAGAAGAATCCGCCGATGCCCTCCGGCCAGTTCAAATTCGTGGTGCCCAAGGGCGCCGACGTGTTCCAGCAATAG
- a CDS encoding DNA translocase FtsK, with the protein MTRTTQAYTRNTNPTPENPLPNRLVRLLSEARWFALTAATVYLILIFLTYSKADPGWSHASVVPRLHNWGGHIGAWLADLMLFIFGFSAWWCCVYMVRLVWAGYRRLSHRFLFQKELEPEHHHEAWIRSIGFVLMLLGSVAIEYLRMYTLRAQLPRAPGGVLGELIGGGAQNAFGFTGATLFLLLLFGVGFSLFFHVSWLAVAERIGGWIEDGASAVRKRYTEREDRKIGQVAAVKREEVVVQERAKVVEAPPIRIEPQVVEVPKSERVQKEKQVSLFSDLPDTNLPPLSLLDDPPPAQETVSVETLEFTSRLIEKKLSDFGVEAKVVAAYPGPVITRYEIEPATGVKGSQIVNLARDLARSLSLTSIRVVETIPGKNYMGLELPNPKRQIVRLTEILGSKVYNDSASSLTVALGKDIAGNPVVADLAKMPHLLVAGTTGSGKSVGINATILSLLYKSDPNSVRMILIDPKMLEMSVYEGIPHLLAPVVTDMRQAGHALNWAVAEMERRYKLMSKLGVRNLAGYNQKIAEAEKKEEKIPNPFSLTPDAPEPLEKLPTIVIIIDELADLMMVVGKKVEELIARIAQKARAAGIHLILATQRPSVDVITGLIKANIPTRIAFQVSSKIDSRTILDQMGAETLLGMGDMLYMPPGTGLPVRVHGAFVSDDEVHRVVQHLKAQGEPNYVEGILEGGVAEEGGDAALGAEGGGNGEADPMYDQAVAVVLKNRRASISLVQRHLRIGYNRAARLLEQMEQSGLVSTMQSNGNREILVPAGNNSE; encoded by the coding sequence ATGACCCGAACAACCCAAGCCTATACGCGCAACACCAATCCGACCCCGGAAAATCCATTGCCGAATCGCCTGGTGCGCCTGCTGTCCGAAGCGCGCTGGTTCGCGCTGACGGCCGCCACGGTGTACCTGATCCTTATCTTTCTGACATATTCGAAGGCCGATCCGGGCTGGTCGCATGCGAGCGTGGTGCCGCGGCTGCACAACTGGGGCGGGCACATCGGCGCCTGGCTAGCCGACCTGATGCTGTTCATTTTCGGCTTTTCGGCGTGGTGGTGCTGCGTCTACATGGTGCGCCTGGTATGGGCTGGCTATCGCCGTCTGTCGCATCGTTTCCTGTTCCAGAAGGAGCTGGAGCCGGAGCACCATCATGAAGCGTGGATCCGTTCGATCGGCTTCGTGCTGATGTTGCTCGGCAGCGTGGCGATCGAATACCTGCGCATGTACACGCTGAGGGCCCAGCTGCCGCGCGCGCCCGGCGGCGTGCTGGGCGAGCTGATCGGCGGCGGCGCGCAAAACGCATTTGGATTCACCGGCGCGACGCTGTTTTTGCTGCTGCTGTTCGGCGTGGGCTTCTCGCTATTCTTCCATGTGTCGTGGCTGGCCGTCGCGGAGCGTATCGGTGGCTGGATCGAGGATGGGGCGAGCGCCGTGCGCAAGCGCTACACCGAACGCGAAGACCGCAAGATCGGGCAGGTCGCCGCGGTCAAGCGCGAGGAAGTCGTGGTGCAGGAGCGCGCCAAGGTGGTCGAGGCGCCGCCGATCCGCATCGAGCCGCAGGTGGTCGAAGTGCCCAAGTCCGAGCGCGTGCAGAAGGAAAAGCAGGTGTCGCTGTTCTCCGACCTGCCCGATACCAACCTGCCGCCGCTGTCGCTGCTGGACGATCCGCCCCCGGCGCAGGAAACGGTCAGCGTCGAGACGCTGGAGTTCACCAGCCGCCTGATCGAGAAGAAGCTGTCGGACTTCGGCGTCGAGGCCAAGGTCGTGGCGGCCTACCCGGGCCCGGTCATCACCCGCTATGAAATCGAGCCGGCGACCGGCGTGAAGGGCAGCCAGATCGTGAATCTCGCAAGGGATCTTGCGCGCTCGCTGTCGCTGACTTCGATCCGCGTCGTCGAAACCATCCCGGGCAAGAATTACATGGGCCTGGAGCTGCCGAATCCGAAACGCCAGATCGTGCGCCTGACCGAGATCCTCGGCTCCAAGGTGTACAACGACAGCGCGTCGAGCCTGACGGTTGCGCTCGGCAAGGATATCGCCGGCAATCCGGTGGTGGCCGACCTGGCCAAGATGCCGCACCTTTTGGTGGCGGGTACCACCGGCTCCGGCAAGTCGGTGGGCATCAACGCGACCATCCTGTCGCTGCTGTACAAGTCGGACCCGAACAGCGTGCGCATGATCCTGATCGATCCGAAGATGCTGGAGATGTCGGTCTACGAAGGCATCCCGCACCTGCTGGCGCCGGTGGTGACCGACATGCGCCAGGCGGGGCACGCGCTGAATTGGGCGGTGGCGGAAATGGAGCGGCGCTACAAGCTGATGTCGAAACTGGGCGTGCGTAACCTTGCCGGCTACAACCAGAAGATCGCCGAGGCGGAAAAGAAAGAGGAAAAGATCCCGAACCCGTTCAGCCTCACGCCGGACGCGCCGGAACCGCTGGAGAAGCTGCCGACCATCGTCATCATCATCGACGAGCTGGCCGACCTGATGATGGTGGTGGGCAAGAAGGTCGAAGAGCTGATCGCGCGTATCGCGCAGAAGGCGCGCGCGGCCGGCATCCACCTGATCCTCGCCACTCAGCGCCCGTCGGTGGACGTGATTACCGGCCTGATCAAGGCCAACATCCCGACGCGCATCGCATTCCAGGTCAGCAGCAAGATCGACTCGCGCACCATTCTCGACCAGATGGGCGCGGAGACGCTGCTCGGCATGGGCGACATGCTGTACATGCCGCCGGGGACAGGCTTGCCGGTGCGCGTGCACGGCGCCTTCGTGTCGGACGACGAGGTGCATCGCGTGGTGCAGCACCTCAAGGCGCAGGGGGAACCGAATTACGTCGAGGGAATCCTAGAAGGTGGCGTGGCCGAGGAGGGCGGCGATGCGGCGCTCGGGGCGGAGGGCGGCGGCAATGGCGAAGCCGACCCGATGTACGACCAGGCAGTGGCGGTAGTGCTGAAGAACCGCCGCGCTTCGATCTCGCTGGTGCAGAGGCATCTGCGTATCGGCTACAATCGCGCAGCCCGCCTGCTGGAGCAAATGGAGCAGAGCGGTCTGGTTTCGACAATGCAATCCAACGGCAACCGGGAAATTCTTGTGCCGGCTGGGAATAACTCCGAATAG
- the trxB gene encoding thioredoxin-disulfide reductase, whose translation MATTKHAHVLIIGSGPAGYSAAVYAARANLKPVLVTGVEQGGQLMTTTDVENWPGDPMGVQGPELMQRLLQHAERFNTEIIFDHIHTARLTEKPIRLIGDSGEYTCDALIIATGASAQYLGLPSEEAFMGKGVSACATCDGFFYKNQQVAVIGGGNTAVEEALYLANIASKVTLVHRRDKFRAEPILIDRLMAKVAEGKIELKLNHTLDEVTGDDSGVTGVNVKSTTTGEISKIAVHGVFVAIGHKPNTGIFEGQLDMHNGYIKTRTGLEGMATATNIAGVFAAGDVQDHVYRQAITSAGTGCMAALDAQRYLESLEG comes from the coding sequence ATGGCTACCACCAAACACGCCCACGTCCTGATTATCGGTTCCGGCCCCGCCGGCTACAGCGCTGCGGTTTATGCCGCGCGCGCCAATCTCAAGCCGGTGCTGGTCACCGGTGTCGAGCAAGGCGGCCAGCTGATGACCACCACCGACGTCGAAAACTGGCCCGGCGACCCGATGGGCGTGCAAGGTCCGGAACTGATGCAGCGCCTCTTGCAGCACGCGGAACGCTTCAACACCGAGATCATCTTCGACCATATCCATACCGCGAGGCTGACCGAAAAGCCGATCCGCCTGATCGGCGACTCCGGCGAATACACCTGCGACGCACTCATCATCGCCACCGGCGCCTCCGCCCAGTATCTGGGGCTGCCGTCGGAAGAAGCGTTCATGGGCAAGGGCGTGTCGGCCTGCGCCACCTGCGACGGCTTCTTCTACAAGAACCAGCAAGTCGCCGTGATCGGCGGCGGCAATACCGCGGTCGAGGAAGCGCTGTATCTCGCCAACATCGCCAGCAAGGTGACCCTGGTGCACCGCCGCGACAAGTTCCGTGCCGAGCCGATCCTGATCGACCGCCTGATGGCCAAGGTCGCCGAAGGCAAGATCGAGCTCAAGCTCAACCATACGCTCGATGAAGTGACCGGCGACGACAGCGGCGTCACCGGCGTCAACGTCAAGTCGACCACCACTGGCGAGATCAGCAAGATCGCGGTGCATGGCGTGTTCGTCGCCATCGGCCACAAGCCCAACACCGGCATCTTCGAAGGCCAGCTCGACATGCACAACGGCTACATCAAGACCAGGACCGGCCTGGAAGGCATGGCCACCGCGACCAACATCGCGGGCGTGTTCGCCGCCGGCGACGTGCAGGACCACGTGTACCGCCAGGCGATCACCAGTGCCGGTACCGGCTGCATGGCCGCACTCGACGCCCAGCGCTATCTGGAAAGCCTGGAAGGCTGA
- a CDS encoding Smr/MutS family protein, which translates to MSGPIKDFAALKSLRAQVKAQEEARKAAEAERLRREQESRRDAELFRRAVGEVSLLPPSDKAHPASPAPLPIPRQRIADELAALEESLSDEFTVDTLLDTDEALSYARPGIGQDILRKLRRGHWVIQGQLDLHGMRRDEAREALAEFLRNAVKRGTRCVRIIHGKGLGSVNKEPVLKNKVRNWLVQKEEVIAFCQARAADGGSGALVVLLKA; encoded by the coding sequence ATGTCTGGCCCCATCAAGGATTTCGCCGCACTCAAATCCCTGCGCGCGCAGGTAAAGGCGCAGGAAGAGGCGCGCAAGGCCGCCGAAGCGGAACGGCTGCGCCGCGAGCAGGAAAGCAGGCGCGACGCCGAACTGTTCCGCCGCGCGGTGGGCGAGGTGTCGCTGCTGCCGCCGTCGGACAAGGCGCACCCGGCGTCGCCGGCGCCATTGCCGATCCCGCGCCAGCGCATCGCCGACGAGCTGGCGGCGCTGGAGGAATCGCTGTCCGACGAATTCACCGTCGACACCCTGCTCGACACCGACGAAGCCCTGAGCTATGCGCGCCCCGGCATCGGCCAGGACATCCTGCGCAAACTGCGGCGCGGCCATTGGGTGATCCAGGGCCAGCTCGACCTGCACGGCATGCGGCGCGACGAAGCGCGCGAGGCGCTGGCCGAATTCCTGCGCAATGCCGTCAAGCGCGGCACGCGCTGCGTGCGCATCATCCACGGCAAGGGTTTGGGCTCGGTCAACAAGGAACCGGTCCTGAAGAACAAGGTGCGCAACTGGCTGGTGCAAAAGGAGGAAGTGATCGCCTTTTGCCAGGCACGCGCCGCCGACGGCGGCTCGGGCGCGCTGGTCGTTCTGTTAAAGGCATAG
- a CDS encoding trimeric intracellular cation channel family protein, with translation MSLIKIIEVLAILVGAFSGFAEARSKKMDVVGVFTVAFITAFGGGTLRDILLDKRPLFWVTHQEYAILIFVLSLIAVPAVRMARKIVSERVIVFADALGLGLFSIAGVSEALAAGMPIFIASMMGVITGIFGGILRDIVCNEIPMVLRDGRPYAICSFAGCWMYLLMQKTGVPPDFSLWSSALVICGLRLLTWAKGVRLE, from the coding sequence ATGTCCCTGATCAAGATCATCGAGGTCCTCGCCATCCTGGTCGGCGCGTTCTCCGGCTTCGCCGAAGCGCGCAGCAAGAAGATGGACGTGGTCGGCGTGTTCACGGTGGCCTTCATCACCGCGTTCGGCGGCGGCACGCTGCGCGACATCCTGCTCGACAAGCGTCCGCTGTTCTGGGTCACGCACCAGGAATATGCGATCCTGATCTTCGTGCTGTCCCTGATCGCCGTGCCGGCGGTGCGCATGGCGCGCAAAATCGTGTCGGAAAGGGTGATCGTATTCGCAGATGCGCTCGGGCTCGGCCTGTTCTCCATCGCCGGCGTGTCCGAGGCGCTGGCGGCCGGCATGCCGATCTTTATCGCCTCGATGATGGGCGTCATTACCGGCATTTTCGGCGGCATCCTGCGCGATATCGTGTGCAATGAAATCCCGATGGTGCTGCGCGACGGCAGGCCCTATGCGATCTGCTCGTTCGCGGGATGCTGGATGTACCTGCTGATGCAAAAAACCGGCGTGCCGCCGGATTTTTCACTGTGGTCGAGCGCGCTGGTCATTTGCGGCTTGCGCCTGCTGACCTGGGCCAAAGGCGTGCGCCTCGAATGA
- a CDS encoding P-II family nitrogen regulator: MKLITAIIKPFKLDEVREALGEIGVTGLTVTEVKGFGRQKGHTELYRGAEYVVDFLPKVKIEAVVDEKVVEQAVDAIIKAARTGKIGDGKIFVRDVEQVIRIRTGETGPDAV; this comes from the coding sequence ATGAAATTGATTACCGCAATCATCAAACCCTTCAAGCTGGACGAAGTGCGCGAAGCGCTGGGCGAGATCGGCGTCACCGGCCTGACCGTGACCGAAGTAAAGGGTTTCGGCCGCCAGAAGGGCCACACCGAGCTGTACCGCGGCGCCGAGTACGTGGTCGACTTCCTGCCGAAGGTGAAGATCGAGGCGGTGGTGGATGAAAAGGTGGTGGAACAGGCGGTCGATGCGATCATCAAGGCGGCGCGCACCGGCAAGATCGGCGACGGCAAGATCTTCGTGCGCGACGTGGAGCAAGTAATCCGCATCCGCACCGGCGAAACGGGTCCGGACGCGGTCTGA
- a CDS encoding NAD+ synthase: MTVKVAIAQINSTVGDLAGNRAKIVDFARRAATQGADVVLTPEMSLVGYPPEDLLLRHSFYAKVAEQFELLTAELADLRDVHIVVGHPVLLEGARFNAASVVVNGKLLASYRKHDLPNDTVFDEKRYFASADEPVVFDVKSVRFGINICEDTWFSHAPARAQEAGAQVLLVPNGSPYHINKQHLRYDVMRANVTARGMAIVYANLVGGQDELVFDGNSFVLDAQGEVRARMKHCVEELRIVEFDGATPKPSTIEPDLPVEEQAYKVLVLGVRDYVTKNGFPSVLIGLSGGVDSALTLAVAVDALGADKVRAVMMPSPYTAEISWIDSRDMVKRIGVRYDEIPIVDCFDAFRKTLAGEFKGLPEDTTEENIQARIRGTILMALSNKYGSIVLTTGNKSEMAVGYCTLYGDMAGGFAVIKDIAKTLVYRLCDYRNAISDVIPTRILTRAPSAELRPDQTDQDSLPPYEVLDAIMQMYMEENRSIAEILAQGYRREDVERVTRLIKINEYKRRQAPIGIRVTHRAFGRDWRYPITSKFRE, translated from the coding sequence ATGACAGTCAAAGTTGCAATCGCCCAAATCAATAGTACCGTCGGAGACCTGGCGGGCAATCGCGCCAAAATCGTCGATTTCGCGCGCCGCGCCGCCACTCAGGGCGCGGACGTGGTGCTGACCCCGGAAATGTCGCTGGTCGGCTATCCGCCGGAAGATTTGTTGTTGCGCCATTCATTCTACGCAAAAGTCGCCGAACAGTTCGAACTGCTGACGGCCGAGCTGGCGGACCTGCGGGATGTACATATCGTCGTCGGCCATCCTGTCTTGCTGGAAGGCGCGCGCTTCAACGCCGCATCGGTTGTCGTCAACGGCAAGCTGCTGGCTTCCTATCGCAAGCACGACTTGCCCAACGACACGGTGTTCGACGAAAAACGCTATTTCGCTTCGGCTGATGAACCGGTCGTGTTCGACGTGAAGAGCGTGCGCTTCGGGATCAACATTTGCGAAGACACATGGTTTTCGCATGCGCCGGCGCGCGCGCAGGAAGCCGGCGCGCAGGTGCTGCTGGTGCCGAACGGCTCGCCTTATCACATCAACAAGCAGCACCTGCGCTATGACGTGATGCGCGCCAACGTGACCGCGCGCGGCATGGCGATCGTGTACGCGAACCTGGTCGGTGGCCAGGATGAGCTGGTTTTCGACGGCAATTCCTTTGTGCTGGATGCGCAAGGCGAGGTGCGGGCCCGCATGAAGCACTGCGTGGAGGAGCTGCGGATCGTGGAGTTCGACGGTGCGACCCCGAAGCCGTCGACGATCGAGCCCGACCTGCCGGTCGAGGAGCAGGCGTATAAGGTGCTGGTGCTGGGCGTGCGCGATTACGTGACCAAGAACGGCTTTCCGAGCGTGCTCATCGGCCTGTCGGGCGGCGTGGACTCGGCGTTGACGCTGGCGGTCGCGGTCGATGCGCTGGGCGCGGACAAGGTGCGCGCGGTGATGATGCCGTCGCCGTACACCGCCGAGATTTCCTGGATCGATTCGCGCGACATGGTCAAACGCATCGGCGTGCGCTATGACGAGATTCCGATCGTCGACTGCTTCGATGCGTTCCGCAAGACGCTGGCCGGCGAATTCAAGGGCTTGCCGGAGGATACGACCGAGGAAAACATCCAGGCGCGCATCCGCGGCACCATCCTGATGGCGCTGTCCAACAAGTACGGCTCGATCGTTCTCACAACCGGCAACAAGAGCGAGATGGCGGTCGGCTACTGCACGCTGTACGGCGACATGGCGGGCGGTTTCGCGGTAATCAAGGATATCGCCAAGACGCTGGTGTACCGTCTGTGCGACTACCGCAATGCGATTTCCGACGTGATCCCGACACGCATACTGACGCGCGCGCCGTCGGCCGAGCTGCGGCCCGACCAGACCGACCAGGATTCGCTGCCGCCGTACGAGGTGCTGGACGCGATCATGCAGATGTACATGGAAGAAAACCGCAGCATTGCCGAGATCCTGGCGCAAGGGTATCGTAGGGAAGATGTCGAGCGTGTAACGCGGTTGATTAAAATAAACGAATACAAGCGCCGCCAGGCCCCGATCGGCATTCGCGTCACGCATCGCGCATTCGGCCGCGACTGGCGTTATCCGATTACGTCCAAATTTCGTGAGTGA